The region GCCGCCTTTGCAGACGGTCCAGATCGGGCTCAGCAGACAAGCTGGGGATTTCACGTGCATAGAACACATTAGCCAGCTCTGCATAGGCCAGCCGGGTTGCTTCATCCTGCCATATCGTGCTTTGTTGCTTAGTGTGACCTTGATTGTTCAAAATGCCTCCTTTACACAGAGGTTATATCACGACCACACCGTTAAATATAGCGCACGAATATGAAAGCCACCGGCGGTGGGTAGCCAAAGCCCTAAACGTTTTTAGGTCGTTTACCGAGTCTGGCTTCTCCGGATTCGCTGAACATCACTGCCGTATCACGCTTCTTACCCAGTAACAGGCTGCCATCGGCCAAAAACATAAAATTCTGCCAGGTACGCTTAAACACATCGAACTGAGTTTCAATGATCAACTCCCGCGACATACAAAAGTACACTGTGGTGTTATCTTCCCAGTTAAGAAAGTCACAAATGGTGTTTGGCAGGGTTGCTTCACCGGCTTCCCATGGCCCTTCCCAGTCCAGGCTTTCCTGCCAGTTTTCTTCTTTTCCTGGCCAGTCATGGGGCGTAAAAAAGTCGGGGTGATCCTGCTCTCGACTAACCATAGTGGTCCACAGCACCGCCGCACGTTGCTCTGTCATCGGCTTGATCCGAGCCAGATCGGCCTCATCAATGGGCAAATCCTGGTGGCGGAACACCCAGGCTTTCTTGAACGCATCGAGCGCAATATAATTCATGTCTGATACCTATTAATTAAAACCCTGACATTATACCTAATTGGAGCAATGACCGTGAACAAAGAACTCAAACCCGGTATTTATCAACATTACAAAGGCCCGAAATATCAGGTGCTGTTTGTTGCCACGCACAGTGAAACAGAAGAAGCCATGGTGGTATACCAAACGCTCTATGGCAACTTTGATCATTGGGTCAGGCCACTTAGCATGTTCTGTGAAACGGTTGAAGTAGATGGCCAGCAGCGCCCACGGTTTGCGTACCTGGGTGTCGCCGAATGATGAGCATTTGCACTGCCCTTACGCGCTGTGGCACACTGGGATACTATCACTCATCAGACCAGAGTTAAGAAGTTTATGTTCAAAGGTACCGAGTCATATATTGCCAGCACTGCACTGCAACAAGCTGTGAATGCAGCCGTAATCCTGGAAAAGCCATTACTGATCAAAGGGGAGCCTGGCACAGGCAAAACCCTGCTGGCCGAAGAACTGGCAAAAAGCCTGGATACAGAGCTTATTCAGTGGCACATCAAATCGACCACCAAAGCGCAGCAAGGATTGTACGAGTACGATGCGGTATCGCGTCTGCGCGACAGCCAGCTGGGCGATGCCGGGTGCACGATATTGGCAACTACATCATTAAGGGCAAGCTATGGCAGGCCTTTACTCAGGCAAAACGCCCCGTTCTGCTGATCGATGAAATCGATAAGGCAGACATTGAGTTCCCCAACGATCTGCTGCTTGAGTTAGACCGCATGGAGTTTCATGTGTACGAAACCGGTGAGCAGGTTAAAGCGCAAGTTCGCCCTATTGTGATCATCACTTCCAACAACGAAAAAGAACTCCCCGATGCATTTTTGCGTCGTTGCTTCTTCCACTATATCGACTTCCCGGACAAAGAAGAGATGCAGGCGATCATCGATGTCCACTTCCCGGCAATTAAGCCCCGCTTAGTAAAACAAGCACTGGAAGTGTTTTTTGAACTGCGCAGCGTGGCCGGGTTGAAGAAAAAGCCCAGCACCAGTGAGCTGCTCGACTGGCTTAAGCTGCTACTGGCAGAAGACATTGACCCCGAAACACTACAAGACCGCAGCCACAAAGGTGGATTAATGCCCATGTTTGGCGCACTGCTGAAAAATGAGCAGGATGTGACCTTGCTTGAGAAGCTGGCTTTTTTAGGTAAGCGCTGATCATGTTGATCGACTTTTTATTCACGCTCAGACGCTATGGGGTGAAAGCCAGCCTGCGGGAGTTGCTGGACTGCCTCAATGCACTCGATAAAGGCGTGTGTTTTGCCGACATCGACGGGTTTTATCATCTGGCCAAAACCATCTTTGTCAAAGACGAAACCCAGTTCGATAAGTTTGACCGTGCATTTGCCGATTACTTTGAAGGAGTTGAGTCTTTAGATCTGTTCAGCCAGTTGCAGCAAAACGCCCTGCCGCAGGACTGGTTACGCAAAGAGTTTGAAAAGCACCTGAGTGAAGAAGAAAAAGCCAAACTCAAAGCACTCGGCGGGCTCGACAAGTTACTGGATACCTTAAAACAAAGGCTTGCAGAACAGCAAAAACGCCATGCCGGTGGCAACAAATGGGTAGGGACTGGCGGTACCTCTCCTTTTGGGGCATATGGTTATAACCCGGAGGGTGTGAGAATTGGCCAGGACGGCAGTCGCCACCGCCGAGCGGTCAAGGTCTGGGATAAACGTCAGTATCGCAACCTCGATGCCGACAGTGACATCAGTAACCGAACTATTAAGCTGGCACTTAAGCAGTTACGTAAATTTGCCCGCAGCGGCGCCAGCGATCAACTCGATCTGAATGAGACCATACGTGCTACCGCTAAGCAAGGCGGTATGCTGGATGTGAAAATGGCCCCTGAGCGGCATAATGCTGTCAACGTCATTATGCTGTTCGATATTGGCGGCTCGATGGACGATCACATCCAGATCTGTGAACAACTATTCAGCGCTGCACACAGCGAGTTTAAACACCTTGAGTTTTTCTACTTCCATAACTGTGTGTACGAACATGTCTGGCAAGATAACGACAGGCTGGATAATACCCTGCTCGATACCCATCAGCTGATCAACCGCTTTGGCCGGGATTATCGGCTTATCTTCGTTGGTGATGCCACTATGGGCCCCTATGAAATAGCCTACCCCGGTGGCAGTGTTGAGCACTGGAATCAGGAGGCCGGTTCAGTATGGTTACAAAGACTCACCCAGCATTTTGATAAAGTTGCCTGGCTTAACCCTCAGCCGAAAGCCCACTGGCCCTACTACCAGTCTATTGGCCTGATCGATGAGCTGATGGCTGGCCGTATGTTTCCACTGACCCTAGACGGGCTTAGTGAAGCGATTAAAGAGTTAAGTTGATAACAAGTGTAAAGTCGAGCTTTTGGCTCGACCTTTGTGCTAGATGAAATGCACTCTTTTAGTGAGTACTGACCTATTGACAGTCACATCAGTTTCGCGGAAGAAAAGGTGCTCGAACTACAGCTTTTTTAAATTGCCTATGGCAAAGACCCGGCTCTCTCGGAAAGGGCATCTATTATTTAAAATCTGATAATGATTGCCAGGTCATAGTGCAACTCATGCTCACGGTGTGGCCTGTTAGAAGATCCCGCATCAAGTGCGGGATGACGCTAGTGTGGGCTTGTATGAATGGAGAAATACATGATACTTCGTCAGAAATCGCTCTGTACATCATGAGAGCAAGGAGTATGTTTGAGCCGACGTGGTTGCTACACGCAAAGTGTGGCTTTAAGTGCGGGATGACGATCGTGTTGGCTTGTATGAATGGAGAAATACATGACACTGCGTCAGAAATCGCTCTATACACCATATTCGAAAGCAAGGAGTATGGTTGAGCCGACGTAGTTGCTACACGCAAAGTGTGGCTTTACAGCTGCGGCGCCAGGTTTACCCAGCTCTATCACACCTCCAACAACTCCGTTGTCATCCCGCACTCGATGCGGGATCTGTTTAAACCTTTCTCTCGGTGCTGAGTACGTTTGTTCCGGCGTATTTGTCATACGAGCGTGTGAATTTCCAGCAGCTACAGCATTTACAGCTTTTTAAATCACACATAACAAAAAAACCGCTGCATTGCTGCAACGGGTTTGATGTACATGGAAGTACGAATGTCGATGAGATTCATGGGTGAATTGCG is a window of Pseudoalteromonas sp. R3 DNA encoding:
- a CDS encoding DUF2947 domain-containing protein; its protein translation is MNYIALDAFKKAWVFRHQDLPIDEADLARIKPMTEQRAAVLWTTMVSREQDHPDFFTPHDWPGKEENWQESLDWEGPWEAGEATLPNTICDFLNWEDNTTVYFCMSRELIIETQFDVFKRTWQNFMFLADGSLLLGKKRDTAVMFSESGEARLGKRPKNV
- a CDS encoding DUF1653 domain-containing protein — encoded protein: MTVNKELKPGIYQHYKGPKYQVLFVATHSETEEAMVVYQTLYGNFDHWVRPLSMFCETVEVDGQQRPRFAYLGVAE
- a CDS encoding VWA domain-containing protein, which codes for MLIDFLFTLRRYGVKASLRELLDCLNALDKGVCFADIDGFYHLAKTIFVKDETQFDKFDRAFADYFEGVESLDLFSQLQQNALPQDWLRKEFEKHLSEEEKAKLKALGGLDKLLDTLKQRLAEQQKRHAGGNKWVGTGGTSPFGAYGYNPEGVRIGQDGSRHRRAVKVWDKRQYRNLDADSDISNRTIKLALKQLRKFARSGASDQLDLNETIRATAKQGGMLDVKMAPERHNAVNVIMLFDIGGSMDDHIQICEQLFSAAHSEFKHLEFFYFHNCVYEHVWQDNDRLDNTLLDTHQLINRFGRDYRLIFVGDATMGPYEIAYPGGSVEHWNQEAGSVWLQRLTQHFDKVAWLNPQPKAHWPYYQSIGLIDELMAGRMFPLTLDGLSEAIKELS